In one Gadus morhua chromosome 7, gadMor3.0, whole genome shotgun sequence genomic region, the following are encoded:
- the mmp23ba gene encoding matrix metalloproteinase-23, with protein sequence MVYQTLTSVKKDGWTFATAVTLLSIIFAGMQETTAFPSWRLEEEAHASVLLIGIRKEARSHVLHLSRSKRYTLTPEQLKWDQFKLTYKLLSFPTNLINASETRRGFYKAFGLWSDVSPFSFREVPADQDADIKIGFYPVNHTDCLQSYLHHCFDGITGELAHAFFPSTGEIHFDDDEYWILGNMRYSWKKGVWLTDLVHVAVHEIGHALGLMHSLNPNAIMHLNATLTGRKLITQDEVWGLHRLYGCLDRLFICPAWARKGYCDSKRRLMKKHCPSSCDFCYEFPFPTVAATPTPPRTKTKLVAEGRNLTFRCGKKIASKKGKVSWYKDGELLEYSRLGYISLKDDNISITANAINEGTYTCVVRKKNKTLTTYSWRVRVRF encoded by the exons ATGGTGTATCAAACACTTACAAGTGTAAAGAAAGACGGCTGGACATTTGCTACTGCTGTGACTTTGCTCAGCATTATATTTGCTGGGATGCAAGAAACCACCGCATTTCCTTCTTGGAGATTAGAG GAAGAAGCTCACGCCAGTGTGCTGCTCATCGGGATACGCAAAGAGGCCCGCTCACACGTGCTCCACTTGTCCCGGAGCAAGCGCTACACCCTCACCCCGGAGCAACTCAAGTGGGACCAGTTCAAGCTCACGTACAA ATTGCTGTCATTTCCGACCAATTTGATAAATGCCAGTGAAACGCGGCGTGGCTTCTACAAGGCGTTTGGCCTGTGGAGCGACGTGTCCCCCTTCAGCTTCAGAGAGGTGCCGGCTGACCAAGACGCTGACATCAAAATAG GGTTCTACCCAGTCAACCACACTGACTGCCTTCAGTCCTACCTGCACCACTGCTTCGACGGCATCACCGGAGAGCTGGCCCACGCCTTCTTCCCTTCCACTGGGGAGATCCACTTCGACGACGACGAGTACTGGATTCTGGGAAACATGCGTTACAGCTGGAAAAAAG GCGTATGGCTGACAGACCTGGTCCACGTGGCCGTGCATGAGATCGGCCATGCCCTGGGACTCATGCACTCCTTGAACCCCAATGCCATCATGCACCTGAACGCAACCCTGACAGGGCGCAAGCTGATCACCCAGGACGAGGTGTGGGGTTTGCACCGGCTATACG gaTGCTTGGACCGCCTATTTATCTGTCCGGCCTGGGCCCGGAAAGGCTATTGCGACAGCAAGCGCAGACTCATGAAGAAGCACTGCCCCTCCAGCTGTGATTTCTGTTACG AATTCCCTTTCCCCACCGTGGCTGCCACGCCTACCCCTCCACGGACCAAAACCAAGCTGGTGGCTGAGGGCAGGAATCTGACCTTTCGATGTGGGAAGAAAATCGCCTCAAAGAAAGGCAAAGTATC CTGGTACAAAGACGGGGAGCTTCTGGAATACTCCCGCCTGGGCTACATCTCGCTGAAGGACGACAACATCAGCATCACGGCTAACGCCATCAACGAGGGCACATACACCTGCGTGGTCAGGAAAAAGAACAAGACTCTCACCACCTACTCCTGGAGGGTGCGTGTGCGCTTCTGA
- the ubiad1 gene encoding ubiA prenyltransferase domain-containing protein 1 has product MAKDNKPSRVDTFVFAGSNGHNGQQWQGGLNDVVQNHYRAAHQMSRMARVTSDVRTKCAAYVLALRPWSFSASLTPVALGSALAYKLEGSVDLLVLVVCAVAVLVVHGAGNLVNTYYDFSKGIDHKKSDDRTLVDEILAPQDVVMFGALLYSVGCLCATLLFFLSTLRLEHLALIYFGGLSSSFLYTGGIGLKYVALGDVVILITFGPLAVMFAHAVQVGYLSVLPLVYAVPLALNTEAILHSNNTRDMDSDKQAGIVTLAILLGPTLSYVLYNLLLFVPYVLFCILATHYSISMALPLLTLPMAFPLEKQFRSRCYARIPQKTAKLNLLMGLFYVFGIILAPPGSLPLL; this is encoded by the exons ATGGCAAAGGATAACAAACCAAGTAGGGTAGATACATTTGTCTTTGCTGGATCAAATGGTCACAATGGTCAACAGTGGCAAGGTGGGTTGAACGACGTGGTGCAAAATCACTACCGTGCCGCCCACCAAATGTCAAGGATGGCCCGGGTGACCTCAGATGTTAGGACCAAGTGTGCTGCCTATGTGCTAGCGTTGAGGCCGTGGAGCTTCAGTGCATCTCTCACGCCCGTGGCACTTGGCAGTGCCCTTGCATACAAGCTGGAGGGCTCTGTGGACTTGCTGGTTCTGGTCGTGTGTGCGGTGGCTGTGCTGGTGGTCCATGGGGCGGGGAACCTCGTGAACACCTACTATGACTTCTCAAAAGGGATAGATCACAAGAAGAGCGACGACAGGACCCTTGTGGACGAGATCCTCGCCCCACAAGATGTGGTGATGTTTGGAGCGTTGCTATATTCAGTGGGGTGCTTGTGTGCCACCCTCCTCTTCTTTTTATCCACCTTAAGACTTGAGCACCTAGCCCTAATTTATTTTGGTGGACTTTCCAGCTCTTTTTTATATACTGGAG GTATCGGCCTCAAGTATGTTGCCCTGGGCGACGTGGTGATCCTGATCACCTTCGGCCCGCTGGCGGTCATGTTCGCCCACGCGGTGCAGGTGGGCTACCTCTCGGTGCTGCCGCTGGTCTACGCCGTGCCGCTGGCGCTCAACACGGAGGCCATCCTCCACAGCAACAACACCCGAGACATGGACTCTGACAAGCAGGCGGGCATCGTCACACTGGCCATCCTCCTCGGCCCGACGCTGTCCTACGTGCTGTACAACCTGCTGCTCTTCGTGCCCTACGTGCTCTTCTGCATCCTGGCCACGCACTACAGCATCAGCATGGCCCTGCCCCTGCTCACCCTGCCCATGGCCTTCCCCCTGGAGAAGCAGTTCCGGAGCAGGTGCTACGCCCGGATTCCACAGAAGACTGCCAAGCTCAACCTGCTCATGGGGCTCTTCTATGTGTTCGGGATCATCCTGGCGCCACCGGGCAGTTTGCCGTTATTGTAA